The Mangrovivirga cuniculi genomic sequence CAGAATCGGTAGCATACGTGAGGACCGGTAGCTAAACCTGTACTTCCAATGTACCCGATAACATCACCCTGTCTTACTCTTACACCCGGACGAATGCCCGACTTGATTTTAGACATGTGAAGATATTGAGTAGTGTAAGTGCCGTTATGCTTTACCTTTACGTAGTTACCATTGTACTTTGAATAAGTCGCTGCGATGATGATGCCATCACCAGTTGACCTGATCGGAGAACCATGTGGTGCTGCGTAGTCAGTTCCAAGGTGGGCTTTCCATCTCTTTTGAACGGGGTGGAATCTTCTACCAGTGTATCGGCTGGTAATTCTTGAAAACTCAACAGGCGCTCTTAAGAATGCTTTTCTAAGACTGTTTCCTTCAAGATCGAAATAGTCTTCTCCATCACCCTGATCAAAGTTCACAGCGTGAAAATCACTTCCGAAGTGGTTTAATTCAGCAGCGATTACTCTGTTAAATCCAACAAGCTCACCGTCAACCTGCTTTTCTTCATATATTACACGGTAGTAATCACCTTTTTGAATTCTCCAGAAATCAACCTGCCACCCAAAAACATCAGCAAGTTTGTCCACCAACGCTGGAGAAGCTCCCTGGTTGGTCATACTTATATATAAGGAGTTTTCTATAACACCTGAAATTTCTTTTTGAACTACTTCGATTTCTCTTTCAACTTTGTTGATGTTAACAGAATCATTGAAAGAATAAACGATGTATTCAATTGGATTTGGTTCGTAAATAAAGGCCAACGCACTTTGCGCAGTGTCTTTCGGCATAATCACCGTATATTTTTTGTTTGCCCTGATCTTACGGACATCAAAAACATCTTTAGATTTGTTCGCCAACTCATGGATAGTTTGCATGTTGATCTTAAACTCACTGAGGATTTCACTCAGGTTTTGATTTGATTCAACAATACCTTCTACCACATCGATACTATCAACATAGTAGCCGTAGAGCATTTCTGGTTCCACATAGATTTCAGCTGAATCTGGTTGGATATCAGCATTAGAAACAGAAGTAATTGTTTCTTTTTCATTTTGAAAATAGAACCATGCGGCAACCGCAATAATTCCTGTAATGATAATTCCTGTTAGCCTGTAAAGTTTCATTTCTGGAAATAATTAAAAAATCCACACATTTTTCCTCATCTGCAAAATAGGACTATTTATCCTTAATTATCAATGTTTTAGCGGATTTTTAATGAATTACATCTAAAAAATATTATTTGGAATACCTAAAAAGCTAAAATAATGAAATATTAAATGAGTACTATAATTACTTGATAACTACATAAATTTCAAATTATTGTAGGGATTAGAAAATAAAGTTTTTGAGATTATTAACCTCGAAAATCAGTCTTCAATATTATTAATTCAAAAATGTGGCTTTAACCAGTAAAAAAGCCCTTTGGGTAATTATTAGTTAATAATTTATGTAACGTTAATCGGGTAAATGTTGAAAAAAGGCAATAAAACAGAAGTAAGGAAATTTAAATGATTAAAAGATGAAAAAATAGACAATTAATAGCTTTTCATCTGGTATAGCTCTTTGATATTAATAAATGACATAGGAAGTGATGTTTTCTGTGACAATCAGATCGTAATAGTCTCTTAATAATAGATTCAGAGATCCAATTTTCTCTTCTCCTCATAGTAAGTTTATTTCCAGCTGTGTGATGTCTAGTTATACCGTAATTTCTAACTTACGAAGGAATGCTAATACTCCAGGTGTTGATGTTGATTAACCAGAAAATTACTGGTACAGTTCAGCAAAAGATTATTGTGATTATAAAAAAGGGCTTTAAAGGTGAAGCTGTTATTATAGTCACGCGTATTGCTTCGGTATGCGCGCCAGGGGAATTAGAAAAAGTTAAAGCTAAAAGAAATGGGCAGCAATAAAGAGTATTTTAAAATTTCACCATCTGTAAACCCTAAAGTTATTGGTAAATGTGACATTTATCAAATTGATGAAATGATTAGAAACTATAATTTCAAATCAAAGGAATCAGTTGATGAATTATGGGGTGTTAGAGGAAACCAAGTTACATTTCAACCTGATTTGAATGGTTTTAAGCTCCATAAAAATGCGAAGTTAACAGATATTATGGGTGCGAATCCATTAAATGGCAGAGGTGTTTTTGTGAATGAGAAAACAAAACAGATTTTAGAAAAGTTTAATTTGGCTGATCATTATTTTTTTGAAACTAAGATTTACGACCATAAAGAGATGCCAATATCTCAAAAGTATTATTGGTTTCATTTACTATTTTTAGATAATCATTTGATAGATTATAATAAATCTACATTTCAGTATGGTGGCAAACCCGTAACCATAAATGGTTATGATGATTATATATATATTCTAGATATGTATCCAATTATTTACACTGAAAAGACTGTTTTGAAAAAGGAAGCAATACATTTTGATGTATTATTGCCAGGTTATTTTGACCAGAAATTATATTTTTCTGAGAACCTCATAAAAGAATTTGAATTACTGGATGTAATTGGTTTCGAAAAAGAAGATGGTTCTAAATTAGATTTTTCTTTGTAACACCTCAACTATCCAAAAGCTGTTTGAAGTTTAGCTTCAGCATAACTTCAAACTTTTAATGAAAAGCCGGGATTGTATCCCGGTAATTGTGAACCAGGATTTACAGGATTAAAATAGATTAACAAGATAAACAAAATATAAAACCGAAAGCCTTCAGATTATTTCTGGAGGCTTTTTTTGGCTTGGTAGGTTTAGTAGTTAATTGTCTTTTGTGCTTTACACTAACAGATTCCTCACCACAAGGGACTCGGAATGACGAGTAGAGTGTTCTTTTCTGTCCAAAATAGGATCTCTATTCAAGTAGAACGTTTATTCCTTTCAAAAAATTAGAACTGACCTTAATTTGCAATTCATCGTATGATGAATTTTTTATTTGAATTTGCAACTAAATATAGTTACTTTGAGTTATGTCTAAAAAGGAGAAACTGATTCGACGGTTTCTTACAAAACCATCAGATTTTCATTATAAGGAGATGGTGATCTTATTAAGTTACTTTGGATTTAAAGAAGTTAAGAAAGGAAAAACATTTGGATCAAGAGTGAAATTTGAAAATGAAGAGGGTATTCCAATTATTTTGCATAAACCTCACCCGAGCGGAATAATGAAAAAATACCAGATGAGCCAGATAAAGGAGGTATTAGGGTTATGAAATATTTAAATTATAAAGGATATACCGGAAGCATTGAATATAGTCCTGAAGACAATCTATTGTTTGGGAAAGTCCTCGGCATAAAAGGCCTTATTTCTTATGAAGGTGAAACAGGAAAGCAATTAGAGAACGATTTTAAAGAATCAATTGAGGAATATTTTTCCGATTGTAAGTTAAAAGGAATTTCTCCGGAACGGCCTTTCAAGGGAAGCTTTAATGTTCGTATATCTTCAAGTCTTCACCAAAAAGCGGCATTAATGGCTATCGAAATGAAAACTTCATTAAATAACCTTGTAGCAGAGGCTATCCGGCAACGAGTTGGGGAGGATCCTGTTTAAAATCTGCCTCCATTAAAACGCTGTTTGGAGTGTTCCGCAGGACAACCTCAAACTTTTAAAGAAAAGCAGGGATTGTATCCCGGGCATTTTGAACCAGCATTTACAGGTTAAATAACGATTGCCAGGATTATGAAAATGTAAAAATTGAAGTTCCAGAAATATAACCTGAGTTTTAATTATGCTTTTCAAGCATTTATTTTACTCTGTACAAAATAATCAAATCGGGGAAAATTAATTTAGCTAT encodes the following:
- a CDS encoding type II toxin-antitoxin system HicA family toxin, with translation MSKKEKLIRRFLTKPSDFHYKEMVILLSYFGFKEVKKGKTFGSRVKFENEEGIPIILHKPHPSGIMKKYQMSQIKEVLGL
- a CDS encoding type II toxin-antitoxin system HicB family antitoxin, which gives rise to MKYLNYKGYTGSIEYSPEDNLLFGKVLGIKGLISYEGETGKQLENDFKESIEEYFSDCKLKGISPERPFKGSFNVRISSSLHQKAALMAIEMKTSLNNLVAEAIRQRVGEDPV
- a CDS encoding peptidoglycan DD-metalloendopeptidase family protein, with the translated sequence MKLYRLTGIIITGIIAVAAWFYFQNEKETITSVSNADIQPDSAEIYVEPEMLYGYYVDSIDVVEGIVESNQNLSEILSEFKINMQTIHELANKSKDVFDVRKIRANKKYTVIMPKDTAQSALAFIYEPNPIEYIVYSFNDSVNINKVEREIEVVQKEISGVIENSLYISMTNQGASPALVDKLADVFGWQVDFWRIQKGDYYRVIYEEKQVDGELVGFNRVIAAELNHFGSDFHAVNFDQGDGEDYFDLEGNSLRKAFLRAPVEFSRITSRYTGRRFHPVQKRWKAHLGTDYAAPHGSPIRSTGDGIIIAATYSKYNGNYVKVKHNGTYTTQYLHMSKIKSGIRPGVRVRQGDVIGYIGSTGLATGPHVCYRFWKNGRQVDPMAQDLPPSEPIKEESLEAFNKTKDEYIRLLKAIKVNGQSEKNLVATAESENKKL